A genomic segment from Tuwongella immobilis encodes:
- a CDS encoding DUF1501 domain-containing protein, whose amino-acid sequence MMPNRPNPLHQTRRTFLQHSAAGLGSIALSSMLANDSPVKAAPSAASANPLAVKPPMFAPKAKSVIFLHMSGAPPQQELFDWKPKLVELHMQPCPQSLLEKARFAFIKGHPKMLGSPYKFKQYGKSGAWVSDLLPNLAKCVDDLAFLKGVHTDQFNHAPAELLLYTGSARNGGAAMGSWITYGLGSENQNLPGFVVLISGGTDPTGGKALWSTGFLPSVYQGVQCRTVGAPVLYANNPKGMSTDDRRASLDALKSLNELELQEIGDPETRTRIEQYELAFRMQMAVPDAMDLAKESKKTLEAYGANPGASSLANNCLLARRLVERGVRYVQLYDWGWDIHGTGAGDDILNALPAKCKQMDQPVAALLTDLKARGLLDETLVIWGGEFGRTSMNEARGGSKFLGRDHHAHAFTMWMAGAGIRGGVTFGSTDELGYHIADGATSIADIQATILHLMGLDAWKLRFPYQGLQQRLIGPEGTATVRKEILA is encoded by the coding sequence ATGATGCCGAATCGACCGAATCCCCTGCACCAGACGCGACGCACCTTCTTGCAGCATTCCGCCGCTGGTCTGGGAAGTATCGCGTTATCCAGCATGTTGGCGAACGATTCGCCCGTGAAGGCGGCCCCGTCCGCAGCGTCGGCCAATCCGTTAGCCGTGAAGCCACCGATGTTTGCGCCGAAAGCCAAATCGGTGATCTTCCTGCACATGTCGGGTGCGCCACCGCAACAAGAACTGTTCGACTGGAAGCCCAAACTGGTCGAATTACATATGCAGCCCTGTCCACAATCGCTGCTGGAAAAAGCGCGATTTGCGTTCATCAAGGGGCATCCGAAGATGCTCGGATCGCCGTACAAATTCAAGCAGTATGGCAAATCGGGAGCGTGGGTCAGCGATTTGCTGCCGAATTTGGCCAAATGTGTAGACGATCTTGCGTTCCTCAAGGGGGTGCATACCGATCAGTTCAATCACGCCCCGGCGGAATTGCTGCTCTACACCGGCTCCGCACGCAATGGCGGGGCGGCGATGGGGTCGTGGATCACTTACGGCTTGGGCAGCGAAAATCAAAATCTGCCCGGTTTCGTCGTCCTGATTTCCGGTGGGACCGATCCCACGGGTGGAAAGGCGCTTTGGAGCACCGGATTTTTGCCGTCGGTCTATCAAGGTGTTCAGTGTCGCACAGTCGGGGCACCGGTGCTGTATGCGAATAATCCCAAGGGGATGTCCACCGACGATCGGCGTGCGAGTCTGGATGCACTCAAGTCGTTGAACGAATTGGAGTTGCAGGAAATCGGCGATCCCGAAACCCGCACCCGAATCGAGCAGTACGAATTGGCGTTTCGGATGCAAATGGCCGTGCCGGATGCCATGGACCTCGCCAAGGAATCGAAGAAGACGCTGGAAGCCTATGGTGCCAATCCGGGAGCATCCTCACTCGCCAACAATTGCTTGCTCGCCCGGCGATTGGTCGAACGTGGTGTCCGCTATGTCCAATTGTATGACTGGGGTTGGGACATCCACGGCACTGGCGCAGGCGATGACATTCTCAACGCCCTCCCCGCGAAGTGCAAGCAGATGGATCAACCCGTCGCAGCCCTGCTGACCGATTTGAAAGCACGCGGCTTATTGGACGAAACCCTGGTCATCTGGGGCGGTGAATTCGGTCGCACCTCGATGAACGAGGCACGAGGCGGGTCGAAGTTCTTGGGCCGCGATCACCACGCCCACGCATTCACGATGTGGATGGCCGGGGCGGGGATTCGCGGGGGGGTCACATTTGGCTCCACCGATGAATTGGGCTATCATATTGCAGATGGGGCAACTTCCATCGCGGATATTCAGGCCACAATCCTGCATTTAATGGGATTGGATGCCTGGAAACTCCGATTCCCATATCAGGGACTGCAACAGCGATTGATCGGGCCAGAAGGCACCGCCACCGTGCGGAAGGAAATTCTGGCATAA
- a CDS encoding PilZ domain-containing protein: MPMVLINFWAVGESELLLGLIVLLGMMAIILRIQAWQQAMHSPTSTSPTGMPATLPEFTRERRRFTRRDGTPVAVRILDNSTQSVIEDAVILDRSQGGVRIAVPDQLPIGTEIQIRVQNAGEVVPWVLAIVRNLRFHENRYEIGCEFDGIPPSKALETFG, encoded by the coding sequence ATGCCGATGGTCCTCATCAATTTCTGGGCCGTGGGTGAATCCGAATTGCTGCTGGGCTTAATTGTTCTGCTGGGAATGATGGCGATCATCCTCCGCATTCAAGCCTGGCAGCAAGCGATGCACTCCCCAACCAGCACTTCCCCCACGGGAATGCCGGCCACCCTTCCCGAATTCACGCGGGAGCGTCGCCGGTTCACCCGTCGGGATGGCACCCCAGTGGCTGTGCGAATCTTGGACAATTCCACACAATCGGTGATCGAAGATGCGGTCATCTTGGATCGCTCGCAAGGCGGGGTTCGCATCGCCGTGCCCGATCAATTGCCGATTGGCACCGAGATTCAGATTCGCGTTCAAAATGCCGGAGAAGTGGTGCCCTGGGTACTCGCCATCGTTCGCAATCTGCGATTTCACGAAAATCGCTACGAAATTGGCTGCGAATTCGATGGCATTCCTCCCAGCAAGGCGCTAGAGACGTTCGGCTGA
- a CDS encoding DUF1553 domain-containing protein — protein MRSFAPGLLALFGLLPIASAQAETKLDYNRDIQPILAKNCFACHGPDDGHRSAGLRLDQRDAALATRKKGAAIVSGKPDASRIIARILDHDDPMPPEESGPPLSPDQVAKLKQWISEGAPYAQHWAFVSPTRPTPPPTKSTNWARNPIDAFILAKLESRGIAPSPMADRETLLRRVSLDLRGLPPTIAEIEAFRNDSRPDAYERMVDRFLADPAFGERWARMWLDLARYADSAGYGSDPLRLNIWPYRDWVIDAFNRNLPYDQFTIEQLAGDLLPNATPEQKMATAFHRNTMTNTEGGTDDEEFRVAAIKDRTDTTAQVWLGLTLGCAKCHNHKYDPLSQEEYYRFYAFFNQTADNDRGDESPLMPILPPSQRELTKQLQAKRDALQQKLLADTPEALTAQRAWEARLALTAAKLQTLAAKAISGNQRMVTLPVGEYPGIVLNTTAGEVASIRRGESKQPLRGSIVRIELPGKAKFLSLAEVELFVGGKNIAATGKAKQSSTDYNGPAHLAIDGNTNGQYEAAKSTSHTAQSENPWWEVELPNPQAIERIRIWNRTDGAGDRLANFRVSLLDSNRQLVWTQTVAPSPNPSVELAIDGPASVGIASQSIVHVGRAILFDSPLKVTEPINLVISFSKPLMPPAAADVMLMNEIGLHARKGMPEAVLQAIDLPMEKRTAAQNDSIRSHYRQIAPEFQALRSEIARIDAEMPKPISMPVMQELPTKQHRPTKLLNKGDFLNPGKPVTPGTPALFPPLPASATHDRLAMARWIASPENPLTARVAVNRLWAQLFARGIVETEEDFGTQGELPSHPELLDWLATEYVRLGWDTKAMLKMIVTSATYQQSSKVTPEQLASDPTNRWLRRAPRFRLEAEMVRDQALQHAGLLSRKLGGPSVYPPQPEGLWQAAFNGQRTYTTSTGEDRYRRGIYTIWRRSVPYPSMATFDAPSREICSVKRSRTNTPLQAFVTLNDPVFVEASQGLARRILREGGDTTEARIAFSLRLVQGRDAKPEQVAPLLKLYHQQKARLAANPAEAMKLATDPLGPLPSGVDAIEAATWTVIANVLLNLDSVLTRG, from the coding sequence ATGCGTTCTTTCGCACCCGGTCTCCTCGCCCTGTTCGGATTGCTGCCAATCGCATCCGCGCAGGCCGAGACGAAACTCGATTACAATCGGGATATTCAGCCGATTCTCGCCAAAAACTGCTTCGCCTGCCACGGGCCCGACGATGGTCACCGCTCGGCCGGCCTTCGGTTGGATCAACGCGACGCCGCTTTGGCCACACGCAAAAAAGGTGCGGCGATTGTCTCCGGCAAACCCGATGCCAGTCGGATTATCGCACGCATTCTGGATCATGATGATCCGATGCCGCCCGAAGAATCCGGCCCGCCGCTTTCGCCCGACCAAGTTGCCAAGTTGAAACAATGGATCTCCGAAGGTGCACCGTATGCCCAACACTGGGCATTTGTGTCGCCGACACGACCGACACCGCCACCTACCAAATCGACGAACTGGGCACGCAATCCGATTGACGCCTTTATCCTGGCCAAGCTCGAATCTCGTGGAATTGCCCCATCGCCAATGGCCGACCGAGAGACGCTCCTGCGTCGCGTCAGTCTCGATTTGCGTGGATTGCCCCCGACGATTGCAGAAATCGAAGCATTCCGCAACGATTCCCGACCGGACGCCTACGAACGCATGGTCGATCGATTCCTCGCCGATCCCGCATTCGGCGAACGCTGGGCCCGCATGTGGCTCGACTTGGCACGCTATGCCGATTCTGCCGGGTATGGCTCCGACCCGTTGCGGCTCAATATCTGGCCGTACCGCGATTGGGTCATCGATGCCTTCAATCGCAACTTGCCCTACGATCAATTCACGATCGAACAGTTAGCCGGTGATTTGCTGCCGAACGCGACTCCTGAGCAGAAGATGGCCACCGCGTTTCACCGCAACACCATGACCAACACCGAAGGCGGCACCGACGATGAAGAATTCCGCGTCGCCGCCATCAAGGACCGCACCGATACCACGGCCCAAGTCTGGCTCGGACTCACCCTGGGCTGTGCGAAGTGTCATAATCACAAATATGATCCGCTTAGTCAGGAAGAATACTATCGCTTTTATGCGTTCTTCAATCAGACTGCCGACAATGATCGTGGCGATGAATCGCCATTGATGCCGATTCTCCCCCCGTCGCAACGCGAATTGACGAAACAACTTCAGGCCAAACGCGATGCGCTGCAACAAAAGCTCCTCGCCGACACGCCGGAGGCGTTGACGGCTCAACGAGCGTGGGAAGCGCGACTGGCGTTGACGGCGGCCAAACTTCAAACCCTTGCAGCGAAAGCGATCAGTGGAAACCAACGGATGGTGACCCTGCCCGTCGGGGAATATCCGGGCATTGTGTTGAACACCACCGCCGGCGAAGTCGCGAGCATCCGACGTGGCGAATCGAAACAACCTCTGCGAGGCAGCATCGTCCGCATCGAATTGCCCGGCAAAGCCAAGTTTCTGTCACTCGCGGAAGTCGAACTATTCGTCGGCGGCAAGAATATCGCTGCCACCGGCAAGGCCAAACAATCGTCGACCGATTACAACGGCCCGGCCCATCTGGCGATTGATGGCAACACCAACGGCCAATACGAAGCCGCGAAATCGACCTCACACACCGCGCAATCCGAGAATCCTTGGTGGGAAGTCGAACTCCCCAATCCGCAAGCGATTGAGCGAATTCGCATCTGGAATCGGACCGATGGTGCGGGCGATCGCTTGGCCAATTTCCGGGTGAGCCTGCTGGATTCCAACCGCCAGCTGGTTTGGACGCAAACCGTTGCCCCATCACCGAATCCGAGCGTGGAGCTGGCAATTGATGGCCCGGCGAGTGTCGGCATCGCCTCGCAATCGATTGTGCATGTCGGGCGAGCGATTCTGTTCGATTCACCGCTGAAAGTCACCGAACCGATCAACTTGGTGATCTCCTTCAGCAAACCGCTGATGCCGCCCGCCGCTGCGGATGTCATGCTGATGAACGAAATCGGTCTGCACGCCCGCAAAGGAATGCCCGAAGCGGTGTTGCAAGCCATCGATCTGCCCATGGAGAAGCGCACGGCTGCTCAAAATGACAGCATCCGCTCGCACTATCGTCAGATCGCCCCGGAGTTTCAGGCCTTGCGGAGCGAGATTGCCCGCATCGATGCGGAAATGCCCAAACCAATCAGCATGCCGGTGATGCAAGAACTGCCCACAAAGCAGCATCGTCCCACCAAGCTGCTGAACAAGGGCGACTTCCTGAATCCTGGCAAGCCGGTCACGCCGGGAACGCCCGCGCTGTTTCCGCCGCTGCCCGCTTCCGCGACGCATGACCGTCTGGCGATGGCTCGATGGATCGCCTCGCCGGAAAATCCGCTGACCGCCCGCGTCGCCGTCAATCGCCTGTGGGCACAACTGTTCGCTCGCGGAATCGTCGAAACCGAAGAGGATTTCGGCACGCAAGGCGAATTGCCATCCCATCCCGAATTGCTCGATTGGTTGGCCACCGAATACGTCCGACTCGGTTGGGATACCAAGGCCATGCTCAAGATGATCGTCACCTCCGCAACCTATCAGCAATCGTCGAAGGTGACGCCGGAACAACTGGCCAGCGACCCGACGAATCGCTGGTTGCGACGGGCTCCACGCTTCCGATTGGAAGCCGAAATGGTCCGCGATCAAGCCTTGCAGCACGCGGGCTTGTTGAGCCGCAAATTGGGTGGCCCATCCGTCTATCCGCCGCAGCCGGAAGGTCTTTGGCAGGCAGCATTTAACGGCCAGCGGACGTACACTACCAGCACGGGCGAAGATCGCTATCGTCGAGGCATTTATACCATTTGGCGACGATCGGTTCCGTATCCGTCGATGGCGACATTCGACGCCCCCAGTCGGGAAATCTGCTCGGTCAAACGCAGTCGCACCAATACGCCGCTGCAAGCCTTTGTGACGCTCAACGATCCGGTGTTCGTGGAAGCATCTCAGGGATTGGCCCGACGCATCCTTCGTGAAGGCGGCGACACGACCGAGGCGCGCATTGCCTTTTCCCTGCGACTGGTGCAAGGGCGCGATGCCAAGCCGGAACAGGTGGCCCCGCTGCTGAAGTTGTATCATCAGCAGAAAGCGCGCTTGGCGGCAAATCCGGCTGAGGCGATGAAATTGGCCACCGATCCACTCGGTCCGCTGCCGAGTGGTGTCGATGCGATCGAAGCCGCGACCTGGACGGTGATTGCGAATGTGCTGTTGAATCTCGATAGCGTCTTAACACGAGGATAA
- a CDS encoding serine/threonine-protein kinase — MIAFDCPHCGKPLQSPPETAGRKGRCLHCRQIIRIPEAHEWVTHADPLASDAAKVTLAPPSDEIASPPSQPAPPPQPATNSDNRLLPKSSIASDSIDPEIYDFLAPAEDPTELGRLGSYVVREVLGVGGMGVVFRAEDPQLKRSVALKALLPALAASQTHRKRFLREAQAVASLENDHIVTIFQVGEDRGIPYFAMQLLEGESLDRRCRREPILPVVEILQIAREIADGLAAAHRRGMVHRDIKPANIWLETRKPSSGTTRTDRTPFRIKLLDFGLAHDATETDSRITRLGTIVGTPAYMAPEQARGQTVDTRTDLFSLGTVLYQLCTGDVPFLGENTQEVLSAVTQATPQPLRKLNSTIPIELIRLINRLLEKNPADRPESAQVVLDLLQAIAIPSDAGKTGFTLVPETEDDSEADLPDATILMNAPDELPRPIAPRGQSPERSARDSAKEPAKEPAPARPRSKQPPSRGERGDRKPPRPSRPPRSRRSTAAASSKSQPRQSHLSLWFASMIGAILGGLVLLLLYWLIQRTQPEIRQSPRPFLDSSNLPLPIEEMERLHPSTPDAKRPPRL, encoded by the coding sequence ATGATTGCATTCGATTGCCCGCATTGTGGTAAACCCTTACAATCCCCACCCGAAACCGCCGGGCGAAAGGGACGTTGCCTGCATTGCCGTCAGATCATCCGCATCCCGGAAGCGCATGAATGGGTCACGCACGCCGATCCCCTGGCGAGCGATGCGGCCAAAGTCACGCTTGCCCCTCCTTCCGATGAGATTGCATCGCCCCCCTCTCAACCCGCGCCGCCACCGCAACCCGCGACGAATTCCGACAATCGACTCCTGCCGAAATCGTCGATCGCATCGGATTCCATTGATCCGGAGATTTACGATTTTCTGGCACCCGCCGAAGATCCGACGGAATTGGGACGTTTGGGATCGTATGTGGTGCGGGAAGTGCTCGGCGTCGGCGGCATGGGGGTGGTCTTTCGCGCGGAAGATCCGCAACTGAAGCGATCCGTCGCGCTCAAAGCCTTGTTACCGGCGCTGGCAGCCAGCCAAACCCATCGCAAACGCTTTCTTCGCGAAGCACAAGCGGTGGCATCGTTGGAAAACGACCACATCGTAACAATCTTCCAAGTGGGCGAAGATCGCGGCATCCCGTATTTTGCCATGCAATTGCTGGAAGGCGAATCGTTGGATCGTCGCTGTCGGCGAGAACCGATTCTGCCGGTTGTCGAGATTCTGCAAATTGCTCGCGAAATCGCCGATGGACTCGCCGCCGCTCACCGTCGCGGCATGGTGCATCGCGACATCAAACCCGCCAACATCTGGCTGGAAACACGGAAGCCATCCAGTGGCACCACCCGCACGGATCGCACACCGTTTCGGATCAAGCTGCTCGATTTCGGCCTCGCCCACGATGCCACCGAAACCGATTCGCGAATCACCCGATTGGGCACCATTGTCGGCACCCCGGCGTATATGGCCCCCGAACAAGCACGCGGACAGACGGTGGATACCCGCACCGACCTGTTCAGCCTGGGAACGGTGTTGTACCAACTCTGCACGGGAGATGTGCCGTTTCTGGGCGAAAACACGCAAGAGGTGCTCTCCGCCGTCACACAGGCCACTCCGCAGCCGTTGCGGAAGCTCAACTCGACCATTCCGATCGAATTGATTCGGCTCATCAATCGGCTGCTGGAGAAGAATCCCGCCGATCGGCCCGAATCCGCTCAGGTGGTGCTCGATCTTTTGCAGGCGATTGCGATTCCGTCCGATGCGGGGAAAACCGGCTTCACGCTCGTCCCGGAAACGGAGGATGACTCGGAAGCCGATCTTCCCGACGCGACGATTTTGATGAACGCCCCCGACGAATTGCCTCGTCCAATCGCGCCGCGTGGGCAATCTCCGGAACGATCCGCTCGCGATTCCGCCAAGGAACCGGCCAAGGAACCAGCCCCCGCACGACCGCGATCGAAACAGCCCCCTTCTCGCGGCGAACGCGGGGATCGGAAGCCGCCGCGACCGTCACGCCCGCCGCGCTCCCGTCGATCGACCGCCGCCGCATCGTCGAAATCTCAGCCGCGACAATCGCATCTGTCGCTCTGGTTTGCAAGTATGATCGGTGCAATTCTGGGCGGCTTGGTTCTGCTGCTGCTGTACTGGCTGATTCAACGCACGCAGCCGGAAATCCGACAATCGCCGCGACCGTTTCTCGATTCGTCGAATCTTCCGTTGCCAATCGAAGAAATGGAGCGGCTTCACCCATCGACCCCGGATGCGAAACGGCCCCCGCGATTGTGA
- a CDS encoding DUF6800 family protein — translation MVERRRELDRRYQRKAKLLKLKIKLAAAKDDREKQLILDKIHLISPWWTPPVANS, via the coding sequence ATGGTTGAACGTCGTCGGGAACTGGATCGTCGCTATCAACGTAAGGCGAAGCTGCTCAAGTTGAAGATCAAGTTGGCTGCTGCCAAGGATGATCGGGAAAAGCAACTCATCCTGGACAAGATTCATCTGATTAGCCCGTGGTGGACCCCGCCGGTCGCCAATAGCTAA
- the nadD gene encoding nicotinate (nicotinamide) nucleotide adenylyltransferase, which translates to MRVGIFGGTFDPVHLGHLLVAEQAREQAELDEVWFLPAAVPPQKQHQAITPFDRRVEMLQLAVAGQPRFRIDRIESERSGPSYTVDTLRSLRQRHPQETFCLIVGADCIPDFPTWYQPAEILQLVELIVVERPGVEIGTREQLLTRVGLPAETPFTWRIVRVPVSGIASREIRRLVQAGRSIRYQVPAAVAVYIHEKGLYAKQPD; encoded by the coding sequence ATGCGCGTGGGAATTTTCGGCGGCACCTTTGATCCGGTGCATCTGGGGCATCTGCTCGTTGCGGAGCAGGCCCGCGAGCAAGCCGAACTCGATGAAGTGTGGTTTTTGCCCGCCGCCGTACCACCGCAAAAACAGCATCAAGCGATTACGCCGTTCGATCGCCGAGTCGAAATGCTGCAATTGGCCGTGGCTGGCCAGCCGCGATTCCGAATCGACCGCATCGAAAGTGAACGCAGTGGGCCGAGTTACACGGTGGACACGCTGCGGTCGTTGCGCCAGCGCCATCCGCAAGAGACGTTTTGTCTCATCGTTGGAGCCGATTGCATTCCCGATTTTCCAACGTGGTATCAGCCCGCCGAGATTCTTCAATTGGTGGAACTGATCGTGGTGGAGCGGCCCGGTGTCGAGATTGGCACCCGCGAGCAACTGCTGACCCGCGTGGGACTTCCAGCAGAGACACCATTTACTTGGCGCATCGTTCGCGTGCCCGTCTCCGGAATCGCCAGCCGGGAGATTCGCCGACTCGTTCAAGCGGGACGCTCGATTCGCTATCAGGTGCCTGCCGCCGTCGCGGTCTACATTCACGAGAAGGGACTTTACGCCAAGCAGCCGGACTGA